Proteins encoded together in one Pirellulales bacterium window:
- a CDS encoding YggS family pyridoxal phosphate-dependent enzyme, translated as MSQLSDNLARIRDSIAAAAERSGRTPDSITLVGVTKSVGAETARELVEAGCLDLGEGRPQELWSKQAALADLPVRWHLIGHLQRNKVERTLPLVSLIHSVDSLRLLRAIDAAAEAIERAVPVLLEVNVSGDAAKHGFSIEVTPERFDEAQLCKRVEIRGLMAMAGLDDDVTRAGRDFRCLHELREQLRARPGGSVLDELSMGMSGDFEAAIEEGATIVRIGTALFEGITK; from the coding sequence ATGTCGCAACTTTCTGACAATCTGGCTCGCATCCGTGATTCGATCGCCGCGGCGGCCGAACGCAGCGGACGAACTCCGGATTCCATCACGCTGGTCGGCGTGACTAAATCAGTGGGAGCAGAAACTGCGCGGGAACTGGTTGAAGCGGGCTGTTTAGATCTCGGCGAGGGGCGGCCCCAAGAGTTGTGGAGCAAGCAAGCGGCACTCGCCGATCTGCCGGTTCGCTGGCATTTGATCGGCCATCTGCAGCGCAACAAAGTCGAGCGCACGCTGCCGCTGGTATCGCTGATCCACTCGGTCGATAGCCTGCGGCTATTGCGAGCGATCGATGCCGCTGCGGAAGCGATCGAGCGAGCCGTGCCTGTGTTGCTCGAGGTAAACGTTTCAGGCGATGCAGCCAAGCATGGCTTTTCAATCGAGGTGACGCCCGAGCGGTTCGACGAAGCGCAGTTGTGCAAGCGCGTGGAAATCCGCGGCTTGATGGCAATGGCCGGCCTCGACGACGACGTGACTCGCGCAGGCCGCGATTTCAGGTGTTTGCACGAATTGCGCGAGCAATTGCGCGCAAGGCCCGGCGGCTCGGTTCTCGACGAACTTTCCATGGGCATGAGCGGCGACTTTGAAGCAGCCATCGAAGAAGGCGCAACGATCGTTCGCATTGGCACAGCGCTCTTTGAAGGGATCACGAAGTGA